The following are encoded in a window of Acidobacteriota bacterium genomic DNA:
- a CDS encoding MBL fold metallo-hydrolase, whose amino-acid sequence MARPLTRRTLLTTGVLAGAGAAWASLSSSWTARFLRARFAEVGQEVPAARHAPTPAVWDDNAVTLAWLGHATVLVNFYGVRLITDPVLFSRIGVDLGVGSLGPLRLVQCALTPAQLPDLDLVLVSHAHFDHLDTPSLAAIRGRPAAVMAPETSDLLPRPHYSSVETLRWNEVTRVATPRGDVAVRAIEVKHWGARIRRDTHRGYTGFIVEREGRRLLIGGDTAETMAFEEHRRFGPFAAAIMPIGAYDPWIRNHCTPEQAVRMADTAGARLFIPVHHQSFQLSREPFSEPIERTLHALREERDRIGVTEIGQTVVIEAPS is encoded by the coding sequence GACGACCGGCGTGCTGGCCGGGGCCGGAGCGGCGTGGGCCAGTCTGTCCTCGTCGTGGACCGCACGCTTCCTGCGCGCGCGTTTCGCGGAAGTGGGACAGGAAGTGCCCGCGGCGCGCCACGCGCCGACGCCGGCGGTGTGGGACGACAACGCCGTCACCCTGGCGTGGCTCGGACACGCCACGGTGCTCGTCAATTTCTACGGCGTGCGCCTCATCACCGATCCCGTGCTGTTCTCGCGCATCGGGGTCGACCTGGGTGTCGGCAGCCTCGGCCCGCTCCGGCTGGTGCAGTGTGCGCTCACACCGGCGCAACTCCCCGACCTCGACCTGGTCCTCGTCTCGCACGCGCACTTCGATCACCTCGACACCCCGTCTCTCGCCGCGATCAGGGGCAGGCCCGCCGCCGTCATGGCGCCGGAGACGTCCGACCTGCTGCCGCGGCCGCACTACTCGTCGGTCGAGACGTTGCGCTGGAACGAGGTGACGAGGGTCGCGACGCCGCGCGGCGACGTCGCGGTCCGCGCGATCGAGGTGAAGCACTGGGGCGCGCGCATCCGCCGCGACACCCACCGCGGCTACACGGGCTTCATCGTCGAGCGCGAGGGACGGCGGCTGCTCATCGGGGGCGACACGGCGGAGACGATGGCCTTCGAGGAGCACCGGAGGTTCGGACCCTTCGCGGCCGCCATCATGCCAATCGGCGCGTACGACCCGTGGATCCGCAATCATTGCACGCCGGAGCAGGCGGTGAGGATGGCCGACACGGCGGGCGCGCGCCTGTTCATCCCGGTGCACCATCAATCGTTCCAGTTGAGCCGGGAGCCGTTCAGCGAGCCGATCGAACGGACGCTGCACGCGCTGCGCGAGGAACGGGATCGCATCGGCGTGACGGAGATCGGCCAGACGGTCGTGATCGAGGCGCCATCGTAG
- a CDS encoding acyl-CoA dehydrogenase, whose translation EQARDVDFLLAIGEIFTLVVYAQLVLEGAALSADEGTDRDAVDQMFDVFVRDCSRHALDLHMKPASTAAQVDYALRMVRKPAVDAPRYDRIWRAVHALHDAYEMAP comes from the coding sequence GAGCAGGCCCGCGACGTCGATTTCCTGCTCGCCATCGGCGAGATCTTCACGCTGGTCGTGTACGCGCAGCTCGTGCTCGAGGGCGCGGCGCTCTCAGCAGACGAGGGCACCGACCGCGACGCGGTCGACCAGATGTTCGACGTCTTCGTGCGTGATTGCTCCAGGCACGCCCTTGACCTGCACATGAAGCCGGCGTCCACGGCCGCGCAGGTGGACTATGCCCTGCGGATGGTGCGCAAGCCCGCCGTGGACGCGCCGCGCTACGACCGGATCTGGCGCGCCGTCCACGCGCTGCACG
- a CDS encoding acyl-CoA dehydrogenase: MLRRAPESRPPEGGVPVSSAILLNPRRAVGSHLDEPSRALITKTIEFFEAKGKARLREDDLARTWYADFLAFARRERLFSTLLTPSAFGSNGSRWDTARNAVLNEVLAFYGLPYWYTWQVTILGLGPIWMSANDAAKRETARRLEEGGIFGFGLSEKAHGADIYSTEMQLVPSGDGRYLARGSKYYIGNGNEAAWLSVFGKVSDTGEYVFFLVDPRRPGYHLVRNVVASQSYVAEFELSDYAVGEQDVLLRGEAAWDAALNTVNVGKYNLGWGSIGICTHAFYEAIAHAARRRLYGMAVTDFPHVRRMFTDAFARLVAMKLFARRAADYFRSASREDRRYLLFNPVVKMKVTTEGEKVVDLLWDVIAAKGFEKDTYFEMAARDIRALPKLEGTVHVNIALIVKFMKNYFFAPAGLPDVPRRDDAADDVFFWDQGPARGLGKIRFSDPEPVFRSWDTPNVALFREQIALFRELLFRATPTEEQARDVDFLLAIGEIFTL; encoded by the coding sequence ATGCTCCGGAGAGCCCCCGAGTCCCGTCCACCCGAAGGGGGTGTTCCCGTGTCGAGCGCGATCCTCCTCAATCCCCGCCGTGCGGTCGGCTCGCACCTCGACGAGCCCTCTCGCGCGCTGATCACGAAGACCATCGAGTTCTTCGAGGCGAAGGGCAAGGCGCGCCTCCGCGAGGACGACCTGGCCCGGACCTGGTACGCCGACTTCCTGGCGTTCGCCCGGCGGGAGCGGCTGTTCTCGACACTGCTCACGCCGTCGGCCTTCGGGTCGAACGGCAGCCGGTGGGACACGGCGAGAAACGCCGTGCTCAACGAGGTGCTCGCCTTCTACGGCCTCCCCTACTGGTACACCTGGCAGGTCACCATCCTCGGCCTCGGCCCCATCTGGATGAGCGCCAACGACGCCGCGAAGCGAGAGACGGCCCGCCGGCTCGAGGAGGGTGGCATCTTCGGCTTCGGGCTGTCGGAGAAGGCCCACGGGGCCGACATCTACTCGACCGAGATGCAGCTCGTGCCGTCCGGCGACGGGCGCTACCTCGCGCGCGGGAGCAAGTACTACATCGGCAACGGCAACGAAGCGGCCTGGCTGTCGGTGTTCGGCAAGGTGTCGGACACCGGCGAGTACGTGTTCTTCCTCGTCGACCCGCGGCGTCCCGGGTATCACCTGGTCAGAAACGTCGTGGCGAGCCAGTCGTACGTGGCGGAGTTCGAGCTGAGCGACTATGCCGTCGGCGAGCAGGACGTCCTGCTGCGGGGCGAGGCGGCCTGGGATGCGGCCCTCAACACGGTCAACGTCGGCAAGTACAACCTGGGATGGGGATCCATCGGCATCTGCACGCACGCCTTCTACGAGGCCATCGCGCACGCGGCGCGCCGGCGGCTGTACGGCATGGCGGTGACCGACTTCCCGCACGTGCGGCGGATGTTCACCGACGCGTTCGCCCGCCTCGTCGCCATGAAGCTCTTCGCGAGGCGGGCGGCCGACTACTTCCGGTCGGCCTCGCGCGAGGACCGGCGCTACCTGCTCTTCAACCCCGTCGTGAAGATGAAGGTCACCACGGAGGGCGAGAAGGTCGTCGACCTGCTCTGGGACGTGATCGCCGCGAAGGGCTTCGAGAAGGACACCTACTTCGAGATGGCGGCACGCGACATCAGGGCGCTGCCGAAGCTCGAGGGCACCGTCCACGTGAACATCGCCCTGATCGTGAAGTTCATGAAGAACTACTTCTTCGCGCCCGCCGGGTTGCCAGACGTCCCGCGACGCGACGATGCCGCCGACGACGTGTTCTTCTGGGACCAGGGCCCGGCCAGGGGCCTCGGCAAGATCCGGTTCAGCGATCCCGAGCCGGTCTTCCGGTCGTGGGACACGCCCAACGTGGCGCTCTTCCGCGAGCAGATCGCGCTCTTCCGCGAGCTGCTGTTTCGCGCGACGCCCACCGAGGAGCAGGCCCGCGACGTCGATTTCCTGCTCGCCATCGGCGAGATCTTCACGCTGG